The Streptomyces vinaceus genome contains the following window.
AGTCGGACGGCCTAGGATCGTGATCACGGCATCGCGTGTCGGTCACCGACCGGGTGAGGCATGGAGGTGCCCGTGATGTGCCTTGCGGAGGCATTCACTCATGTCAGTACAGCTGAACCACACGATCATCCACTCCCTGGACAACCGGGAGGCCGCCGCATTCCTGGCGGACGTCCTCGGCCTTGAGGTCGGGACCGAGTGGGGACCGTTCGTCCCCGTCGGCACCGCCAACGGCGTCACCCTCGACTTCGCGACCGTCCCGGCCGGCTCCCTCACCGTCCAGCACTATGCGTTCCTCGTCTCCGAGGAGGAATTCGACGTGTCCTTCGGGAAGATCCGGGCGGCCGGGATCCCGTACTTCGCCGATCCCCGCATGAAGCGTCCCGGCGAGATCAACCACAACGACGGCGGCCGCGGCGTCTACTTCCTGGACCCGTCGGGCCACGGGATGGAGATCATCACCCGCCCGTACGGCTACCAGGAGCCCGCCGCCGGCTAGCCGGCCAGGCCGGTCGGCCGGCTCGGCGGGCCCGACCGGTCGGGCCCGCCGAGCCGTATGCGTCAGCCTCCCGCCCGACGCCCCTCGGGCGGGAGGTAGACGATGTTCGGGGCACCGGTCGCCGGATGGGTGACGATGCGGGTGCGGACCCCGTACACCTCGGCCAGCAGCTCCTCGGTCAGCACCTGCGAAGGCGTTCCCGACGCCGCCACCCGGCCGCCCGCCAGGACGTACAGGCGGTCGCAGTACGCGGCCGCCAGGTTGAGGTCGTGCAGCACGAGCAGCGCGGTCGCGGCCAGGGAGCGGACCAGGCCGAGGACCTCCAGCTGGTAGCGGATGTCCAGGTGGTTCGTGGGCTCGTCGAGGGCGAGCAGGCCCGGATCCTGGACCAGGGCGCGGGCCACCAGGGCCCGCTGCCGCTCCCCGCCGGAGAGCCCGTCGTACGGGCGGTCCGCGAAGCCGCCCGCGCCCACGGTCTCCAGGGCCTCGGCGACGCGGCGCACGTCGTCCGGGCCGTCCTGCTCCCAGAACCGCTTGTGCGGGCTGCGCCCCATGGCGACCACCTCGCGGACGGTCAGTCCGAAGGTGCCCGCCGCGTCCTGCGGGACCACGGCCACCCGCCGCGCCCGCTCCTTCGCGCCCAGTGCGGCCGCGTCGGCGCCGTCCAGCAGCACCCGGCCGGCCGTGGGCACCAAGGTGCCGTAGACGCACCGCAGCAGGGTGGTCTTGCCGCTGCCGTTGGGGCCGACCACGCCGACCGTCTCGCCGGGCCGGGCGGCCAGGTCGACCCCGCGCAGCAGCGTGTGCCCTCCGGTCTCGTAGCGCACGCCCTCCACGGTGAGTTCCACGGGCTCCACGGTGCGTTCCACGGGCCTGTGACCGCTCATCCGGCCACCCCCTCGATGCGCGCGGAGCGCCGCAGCATCCACAGGAAGAACGGTCCGCCGACGAGCGCGGTGACCACACCGACCGGTATCTCCTCGGGCGCCGCGGCCGTACGGGCGACCAGGTCGGCCAGGGTCAGGAACACGGCCCCGCCGAGCGCGGCCACGGGCAGCAACGCCCGGTGTCCGGCGCCGACCACCATCCGGGCGGCGTGCGGGACCATCAGCCCGACGAAGCCGATGGCGCCGCTGCAGGCGACGAGCACGCCGATGACGAGCGAGGTGAGGACGAAGACCGCGGCGCGGAAGCGTCCGGTGTCCAGGCCCAGGGTCCGCGCGCCCTCCTCCCCCGCGAGGAGCAGGTCGAGCGGCCGGGCGAGCGCGATCAGCAGGGCGGTGCCGGCGAGCAGCGCGGCGGCGGGCAGGGGCAGTTCGTCCCAGCGGGCACCGCCGAGGCCGCCCAGGGTCCAGAACAGGACGGACCGCATCTGGTCGGGATGCGCGGCGAGCACCAGCACCAGACTGGTGAGCGCGGACAGGACGTACTGGACGGCGACCCCGGCGAGGATCAGCCGCCCGGTGGTCATGGTGCCGCCGCGCCGGGCCATGGCGTAGACCGCGACGAGCGCGCCCATCGATCCGGCGAACGCGGCGGCCGGTACGCCCAGGGCGCCGATCGCACCGAGCACGCCGAGCGCTCCCGCCGTTCCCGCCGCCCCCGCGCCGAGGACGATGACGAGGACGGCTCCCAGCGAGGCCCCGGAGGAGGCCCCGAGCAGGAACGGATCGGCGAGCGGGTTGCGTACGAGGGCCTGCAGGACGGTCCCGGCGACGGCGAGCCCGGCTCCGACGACCGCCCCGAGCAGCACGCGGGGCATCCGCACGTCCCAGACGATGGAGGCGAACGCCCCGCCGCGCCGCCCCGGTCCGCCGAGCACGATGTCGAGGACCCGGCCGGGGGCGATCCGTACCGGTCCCAGCGCCAGGCCCGCGACGGCGGACGCGAGGAGCGCCGCGACGAGGAGCACCACCACGGCGGCCGTACGGGGGCGGCTCACGCGGTGTCGGGGTGGAGCTGGCGGCCCAGGGACTCCACGGCGTCGGCGACGCGCACGCCGAGGACGGCGGAGGACAGGGGCAGCACCACGAACCGCTTGTTCTTGACGGCCGGAACCTCCGCGAGCGCCGGGTCGTTCAACAGGCGCTGCTTCTTGGCTTCGACGGTGGTGCCGCCGTAGTCGTAGATGAGGACGACCTCGGGCCGCCGCTCGATGACCTTCTCCCACGACACGTCGCCGAAGGTGTCCTTGAGGTCGGCGAAGGTGTTCGTCCCGCCCGCCAGCGAGACGATCTCGTTGCCGATGCCGCCTCCTCCGGAGGTGAAGGCGGTCCCCTCGCCGGAGTCGTAGACGAAGACGGTCGGCCTGGCCTTGTCCTTGACCCGTGCGGTGACGGCGTCGATGCGGCGCTGCTCGTCCTCGATGAGGCGCGCCCCGCGTTCGGGCACGCCGAAGGTGCGCGCGACTTCGGTGATCTCGGTCTTCAGCTGTTCGAGGCCGACCGGGCCGGTGCCGCAGTACTCCACGCTGAGCCGGGAGTTGATGCCGGCCTTGGCGAGTCCTTCGCGGTCGCGCCCCTGCGCCTTGTCGAAGGCGCTCGCGTACCCGCCGTAGACGAAGTCCGGGTCGGCGCCGAGGAGGACCTCCTTGGAGGGATACTGCTCGGCCAGCACCTTGATCTTGTCGTAGGCGGGCCGGTAGGCCGGCAGGACGGAGTCGTCGAGGTAGGCCGTCGCGGCCATCCGGTCCTGCAGGCCCAGGGCCAGCAGCATCTCGGTGGCGTGCTGGTTCATGGTGACGGCACGCTCGGGCGGGGCCTGGTAGGTGCTGCTGACACCGCAGTTGGTGACGGTGTACGGGAAGCCCGGCGCGGGGGCCGCCTCGGCGGCCCGGTCCCCCGCCGGGGGCGAGCCGCCGCAGGCGGCCAGGGGTATCAGGAGCGCGAGGGGAACGAGCGCGCGCAGAACGGCGCGGGGACGCGGCATGGCGAAGCCTCTCCGGGGGATCCTCGTCCCCTGGTCGACGTGAAGAGGCGATGCGTCAGTGTCTGACTCCCGGTGCCCGCGGGGGCCCGGTCACAGTGGCGGGACCGCACCGGATTCGCACCGGTTTCCTGTCCTGCACCGCCTGGGGTGGTTCGCCCCAGTCTGCCAGACCGTCACGCAACGCCGTCGGGCCCGCCCCCTGGTGGGGACGGGCCCGACGCCGCGTACTGCTCGCAGGGGCGGCAGGATTCGAACCTGCGGCATCTGGTTTTGGAGACCAGCGCTCTGACCAGCTGAGCTACACCCCTTCGGTGAGGGAAACTCTGGCATGGAGCGCCGTCGGGATCCAAATGGATTAGTGGGTCGAGCGGGTGGGAGTTCGGCCCGCGCACGGGCTCGGGGGGTTCGCCGCCATGCGATCAGGTCCTCGTTCTCGCTGGTCAGGGCGGCGTCGAGCGGGGTCGCGGCCCCGTACCCGATCCGGTCGACGTCCACCCGATCGGACAGGAGGTACCGGGCGGTGGACAGTTGACCTCCGTGGCAGGCGGCCCGGATGGCGGCGGTGGGTCATACGGCCGGCCGCGAGACCGGGGTGGGCGCCACCGGAGTCTCTCCTGACCGTCGGGGCCCGGGCGAGTTGCGCACGCCCCCTTGACCCAGCTGGTCCAGACCAATAGTTTCCGGCATGCACCGCGCACGCGTCCCCGCACCGCTCCCGCCTCCGCAAAGGAAGCCCATGCGCCGCAGCATGCCCGGCAGGCTGGCCGTCGCCGCCTGTTCCCTCTCCCTGCTCACCGCCCTCGCTCCCGCCGCAGCCGCGCAGGGCGACGGCGGACACGACCGCTCGTACAAGCGGGTCGGGTACTTCACCCAATGGGGCGTCTACGGACGGGACTTCCAGGTCCAGGACCTTGAGACGAGCGGGGCCGCCGGCAAGCTCACGCACGTCAACTACGCTTTCGGCAACATCAGCGCGGAGGGCAAGTGCTTCACCGGGAACGTGCCGGGCGAGGCCGACGCCTGGGCCGACTACGTCCGCCCGCTCGACGCCGCGAACTCCGTCGACGGGGTGGCCGACAGCGCCGAGCAGCCGCTCGCCGGGAACTTCAACCAGCTGCGCGAGCTCAAGGCCAAGCACCCCGGACTCAAGGTCCTCCTCTCGCTGGGCGGCTGGAGCTGGTCCACGCACTTCTCGGACGCCGCCCTCACCCCCGCCTCCCGCAAGGCCCTCGTCCAGTCCTGCATCGACCTCTACATCAAGGGCGACCTGCCGCAGGACGGCGCCCGCGGCGGCGCCGGCGCGGCGGCCGGGCTCTTCGACGGGATCGACCTCGACTGGGAGTGGCCGGGCTCGGCCGGTGACACGGACACCACGTACCGCCCCGAGGACAAGCAGAACTTCGCCGCGCTGGTCAAGGAGTTCCGCACGCAGCTCGACGCGTACGCGCGCAGCCAGAAGCGGAAGGACGCGTACGAGCTGACGGCGTTCGTCCCGACCGCCCCTGCCAAGATCGACGCGGGCTTCGACGTCCAGCGCATCATGCGCGACCTCGACTTCGTGAACCTCCAGGGCTACGACTTCCACGTCTCCGGCGAGCCGGTCACCGCCCAGCAGTCCGCGCTCCGCGCCCGCGGCGACTTCAGCGTGGACGGCACGGTGGAGGCGTGGCGCCACCGCGGGGCGCCGGCGCACAAGCTGGTCGTGGGCATGCCGTTCTACGGACAGGGCTGGACCGGCGTCAGCGGCGGCGGGGACGGTATGGGCCAGCCGGCGGCGGGCCCGGCGCCGGCGACCTGGGCGGCCGGGTACGAGGACTACAAGGCGCTGAAGAACCTGGCCGGTTCGGGCGCGTACAAGGTCTACCGCGACCGCCGGGGCGGCCACGCCTGGCTGTTCGACGGCAGCACCCTGTGGACGTACGACGACCCGCAGGTGCTGCGGGCCAAGACGGAGTACGTCCGCGAGAACGGCCTGGGCGGGGCGATGTTCTGGTCCCTGGACGCCGACACCGCCGACGGCGAGCTGATGACGGCCGTCGACCGGGGCCTGCACGGCCGCTGACCGGGCACGAGACCGGCGCCGCCGGGCCGCGGAAGACGACCCGGCCCGGCGGCGTCCCACCACGTACACCCCGCCCGGTGCTCGCCGCGGGACGGGTCGCCGGGGCGGTTACCCTCGCTCCATGACCTCCGAAACGATCACCGCGGCAGCATCCGGCACCTGGCGGCTCGGCGATCTCGCCGTCCGCCGGATCGGTTTCGGCGCCATGCGCCTGACCCACCTCGCCGACGGCTCCCCCACCGACCGCGAGCGGGTCGTCTCCGTGCTGCGGCGGGCCGTCGAGCTCGGCGTGAACCACATCGACACCGCCTCCTTCTACTTCTCCCCCACGCGCTCCGCCAACGAGCTCATCAACACCGCGCTGGCCCCGTACGCCGACGACCTCGTCATCACCACCAAGGTGGGGCCGGGCCGGGACTTCGCCGGCGAGTGGTGGTGGGCCACGCCCGGGCAGCTGCGCGGGCAGGTCGAGGAGAACCTGCGTCAGCTCGGCCGGGACCACCTCGACGTGGTCAACCTGCGGGTCCCGCGCCGGGAGACCTCGGGGTCGATCGCCGAGCACTTCGGCGCGCTCGCCGACCTGCGCACGGCGGGGCTGATCCGCCACCTCGGCGTGTCCAACGTACGGCCCGACCACCTGGCCGAGGCCCTGGCCATCGCTCCCGTCGTCTGCGTGCAGAACCCGTACGGGATCGGCTCCCCGGCCGAGGACCACGCCTTCCTCGACGCGTGCGGCCGCCAGGGCATCGCCTTCGTGCCGTTCTTCGCCATCGCCGGCGCGGGCAAGGAGGCCGGAGCGGTCGCGGAGGAGACCGTCCAGGTGCGGGCCGTGGCCGAGGCCCACGGGGTGACGGCGGCGCAGGTGCGGCTCGCGTGGACGCTGAACCGCGGCCCGCACGTCCTGGCCATCCCGGGTACCGGAAACCCCGGTCACCTCGTCGAGAACATCGCCACCGGGGCGCTGCGGCTGTCCCCGGAGGAGATCGCGCTACTCGAAGCCGCCTAGGCCGGCGAAGAGACCGGCGGCCAGGGCCGCCGTCTCGGCGAACGCCGGGACGCGGCCCGTGCCGCCGCGCCCGGAGACCGAGAGCGAGGCCGCCGCCATGCCGTACGCGACGGCGTCGGCGAGGCGGTCGCCGAGGGCGAGCCGGGCGGTGGTGGTGCCGGTGAAGCAGTCCCCGGCGCCGGTCGCGTCCACCGGATCGGGGTTGACCGGTACGCGGTGGTACTCCGCCCGCGTGCCGTCGTCGAGCAGCAGCCGGCCGGCCCCCGCCGTGACCACGACCGTACGGGCGCCCAGCGCGCGGTAGCGGGCGGCGGCCGCCCGCGGATCGGCGGTGGCGACCAGGGCCTGTGCGTCGGCCGGGCAGGAGGTTTTGAGCAGCCCGGTCAGCGGGGCGATCCGGGCCAGCAGCTCGCGGGCCTCGGCCCGCCCGGTCAGCCGGGGGCGGAAGTTGGGGTCGTAGGAGACGTGCCCGCCGGCGCCCCGCACGGTCTCGGCGGCGGCCACCACCGCCTCGCGGCTGCTCGGTGACAGGGCGCCGGTGATTCCGCTGGTGACGAGGGCCTTCGTGCCGGTCAGCAGCTCCCGCCAGGACTCGACGTGCCGGGTGGAGAGGGTGGAACCGGCGCTGTGGGTGCGCCAGTAGACGAACTCCCGGTCGCCCTCGGTGTCGGAGGCCAGCAGGTACGCACCGTTGGGGCGCGGGGCGCGGCGTACGTGGGAGACGTCCACGCCGAGCGCGGCCGCGCGGCGGAGCAGCGGGACGCTGAGCTCGTCGTCGCCGACGACGGTGAGCAGGGCGGTGCGGGCCCCGGCGGCGGCCGCGGCGGCCGCCGCGTTGAGGGCGTCGCCGGAGTAGGAGATGCGGGCCGGGGTGCCGTCGGCGGCCTCCCGCAGAGCGGTGCCGGCGTGGATCTCGACGAGGACCTCACCGAGGACGAGGACGTCGTAGCCGCTCTCGTGGGCGGTACGGAGCGCGTGGGCCATCCTCAGCGCCCCGCCGCGGCGCAGCCGGTGCAGCAGGGCCCGGCCAGATCGGCGAAGACGGCGGCCAGTTCGGCCGGATCCTCGGGCAGGCCGCTGCCGATGCCGACGGCGGTCGCCCCCGCGGCCAGCCACTCCCGGATCTCGGCGGGCCGGATGCCACCGGTCGGTATGAACAGTCCCTCGGGCAGGACCGCCTTGAGGGAGCGGATGAACCGCGGACCGCCGACGTGCGCCGGGAACACCTTGGCGGCGCCCGCCGCCCGCACGGCCGAAGCGATCTCGGCCGGGGTAAAGCCGCCCTCGACGAAGACCGCCCCGCGCCGGCCGGCGACGGCGCGCACCTCGGGGGCCGGGTACGGGGAGATCAGGAAGGCCGCGCCCGCGTCGAGGGCGGTCTCGGCCTGGTCCGCCGTGGTGACGGTGCCGAGGCCGATCAGGGCGGGCCGGCCGTGCGCGTCGGCGAGCGGTGCGGTTCGGGCGACCGCCTCGGCCCAGCCGGGGGTGGAGGTGGTCAGCTCGACCACGCGGCAGCCGGCGGCCAGCAGGGCGGTGGTCCGGCGGGCGGCTCGGTCCGCGTCGGCGTCGCGCAGGACCGGCAGCAGGCGCTGGGCGGCCATCGCCTCGTACGGGTGACAGGACAAAAGGACCCCTCCCTCTCCCTCTGTTCCACGGCGCCGCGCACCCCTTTGTTCCACGTAGTGGAACGAAGTACCGTGTAGCGGAACCACTTTCGCAGACCCTACCCCCACCCGCCCCTGCACTGGGAGAGCGCATGCCCGACGACGGACCCACCAAGGAATCGGCCGCGGGCCCCACGCGCGGCGGCCGCACCTCGGCCGCCGGCACGGCGCTGGAGAAGTCGATGCGGATCCTGGAGGCGGTGGCCGCGCCGGGCGGACCGCACCGGCTCACCGATGTGGCGGAGGCCGCGGCCGTGCCGAAGTCGAGCGCCTTCCGGATCCTCGCCTCGCTGACCGAGCAGGGCTTCGTACGCCCGGAGAGCGGAGCGCGGTACGGGGTGGGTCCCCGGCTGCGCGGGCTGTCCGCCCTGGTCGGCGGCGGCGAGCCGCAGAGCATCGGGCGGATCCTCGGCGAGCTGCGCGAGAGCGTCGGCCAGACGGTCCACCTGGCCCTGCGCAGCGGGGAGGCGCTCACCTACATCCGGAAGCTGGAGAGCGACCAGCCGTTCCGGACGGCCTCCCGCGTCGGGATGCGCATGCCGCTGCACAGCACCGCGATCGGCAAGAGCATCCTGGCGCACCTGCCCGAGGAGGAGGTACGGGCGCTGATCGCGAGCGCGGGGCTGCCGCGCCGCACACCGAGGACGCTGACCGACCCGCAGGCGCTGCTGGCGGAGCTGGAGGCGGTCCGGGCCCGGGGCTTCGCGGTGGACGACGAGGAGAACGAGCCGACCATCCGGTGCATCGGCGCCGCCGTCCCGGGCCCGGACGGCCGCCCGATCGGCGGGGTCAGCGTCACCACGGTCACCTTCCTCGTCTCCCGCGAGGAGATCGAGGCGTACGCGCCGGCCCTGCGCGCGGCCACGGAGGCGCTCGTTCCGCTGCTGTGAAACAGTGGCGCGAAGCCTCCCTCCAGGCCTCCGGAAAAACTTCTTCGCGTTCTTCTTCCGGATAACCGTTATCCGAACCCCGCTCGACGGTCTCCCAGGTATCGGGCATCATCGACCGCCGGTACGGACAGGGAACCTCACATGACTGAACAGCACACGGCAGCGCTGGTGGCAGCGGCCCGCGCGGGTGATCCCCGCGCGCAGGACGAGCTGGTCGGCACCTATCTGCCGCTCGTCTACAACATCGTCGGACGCGCTCTGAACGGCTCCGTCGACGTGGACGACGTGGTGCAGGACACGATGCTGCGGGCGCTCGACGGGCTGGGCACGCTGCGGTCGGACGACAGCTTCCGGTCCTGGCTGGTCGCGATCGCGATGAACCGGGTGCGGGCGCACTGGCAGGCCCGGCACAGCGCCCCCGGCGAGAGCGGGCTCGAAGCCGCGTGGGAACTGGCCGACCCGGGAGCCGACTTCGTGGACCTCACCGTCCTGCGGCTCCAGCTCGAAGGCCAGCAGCGGGAGACGGCCCGCGCCACCCGCTGGCTGGAGACCGACGACCGGGCCCTGCTGTCGCTGTGGTGGCTGGAGTGCGCCGGGGAGCTGACCCGCGCCGAGGTGGCCATGGCCCTCGAACTGTCCCCGCAGCACACGGCGGTGCGCGTGCAGCGGATGAAGGCGCAGCTGGAGTCGGCCCGGGTGGTGGAACGGGCGCTGGCCACCCAGCCCCTGTGCGAGGAGCTGCGGGCGGTGACGGCCGGCTGGGACGGCGTGCCGTCGACGCTGTGGCGCAAGCGAATAGCCCGGCACGCGCGTGAGTGCGTACGGTGCGCGGGTCTGTGGAGCGGACTGCTCCCGGCGGAGGGGCTGCTGGCGGGCCTGGCCCTGGTGCCGGTCTCGATGGCGCTGCTGGCGGGCATACGGTCGGCCGCGGCCGCCGGCTACGTCCCGACGGGTGCGGGCTTCGCCCCGGCCGACGCGGCGTACGCGTACGACGGCGGCGGCGCGGGCGCCGGCTTCGACGGCGCGGACTTCTCCGACGCGGCGACGCAGCTCACCCCCGCGGTCTCCGGCCACGACGGCATACCGGACGCGGGCCCCGGCGGCGGCCGCAGCGCCCTGCGCAAGCGCCGCCAGGGCCGCCGCCGCGCGATCGGCGGCGCGGTGCTCGCCGCCTGCGTCGCGGGCGGCGGGCTCGCCTACCTCGGCGGGTTCCCCGGCTCGGACGCCAAGGACACCGGCGCCGCGCCCGCCGCCCCGGTGGCGGCGCTGACGGCGTCCGACTCGCCCCTCGCCTCCCCCTCGGAACCGGCCTCGCCCTCCGCTTCGGCCTCGTCCTCCCCGTCCCCCTCGGCCTCCGCCTCGCCCAGCCCGTCCGCCGCGAGCCCGACCCCGAGCCCCGAGCCGACCAAGTCCAAGGCCCCGGCCCCGCGTCCGTCGGCGCCCGCGCCGGGACCCGCCCCGGCGGGAGTCGCGGGCCAGGTCATCGCGCTGGTCAACTCCGAGCGGGCGGCGGCCGGCTGCGGCCCCCTCAAGGAGGACCCGCAGCTGCGCAACGCCGCCCAGGGTCACTCCGACGACATGGCCGCCCGCGGCTTCTTCGATCACACCAACCCCGACGGCGCCGACCCGGGGAAGCGGACGACGGCCGCCGGGTACCGCTGGTCGACGTACGGGGAGAACATAGCCCGGGGCCAGCAGACCGCGGAATCGGTCATGGACTCGTGGATGAAGAGCCCGGGGCACCGCGCCAACATCCTCAACTGCTCCTTCAAGGACATCGGCGTCGGCATCCACTCGGGGCCGGGCGGCCCCTGGTGGACGCAGAACTTCGGCGCCAAGATGTGATCCGCGCGCTCCGCCCCCGCCGCAGGCCCTGACCGCTTCACCTCTCGTGCAGGATGGGTCCCGAGCCGAAAAGGCCGATCAGGGCGGAGCTGCGGACGGAGCGGGGTCATGGCGAGGAAAGAACTCCGTCCGCACCAGCGCGAGGCCGTCGACGCCGTGCTGCGGGCCCTCGAACTGCCCGCCGGCGGCCGGGTGCCCGGGAGCGGACTGCGGACCCAGGTGATCATGGCCACCGGTTCCGGCAAGTCCCTGGTCGCCGTCCGCTCGGCCGAGGAGCTGCGGGCCGGGCGGGTACTGGTCCTCGTGCCCTCGCTGGACCTCCTCGTACAGACGGCGGCGGCCTGGCGGGAGGGCGGCCGGACCGGACCCGCCCTCGCGGTGTGCTCCCTGCGCCCCGCGGACGCGGGGATGGCGGCCACGACCGATCCGGCCGAACTGGCACGCCGCGCGGGCCCGTCGGCCACCCGGGTGACGGTGTACGCCACGTACGCCTCGCTGGGCCTCGGCACGATCGAACAGGCCCACCTCGCCGGGATGCCGGGCTGGGACCTGATCGTCGTCGACGAGGCGCACCGTACGTCGGGACGGACCGGGAAACCGTGGGCCGTGGTGCACGACAACACCCGGATCCCCTCCGTCCGCCGGCTCTACATGACGGCCACGCCCCGGGTCTGGCAGGACGGGGCGGAGGATGAGGAGGGCGAGGAGATCGGCCCGGGGCGCGGTGAGCTCGTCGCGTCGATGGAGGACGACCCCGACGGCCCCTTCGGCGCGCGCTGCCACACCCTGACCCTCGCGGAGGCCATCGACCGCGGCATCTGCGCCCCGTACCGGGTGGTGTGCGTGGACGTCAGCGATCCGGGGTTCCAGGCGGCCGTGCTGCTGGGTGCGGACGCGCGCTCCGACGCGGTGCGCGGATCGCGGCTGGCGGCCCTCCAGGCGGCGCTGGTGAAGGCCGCCGCCGACCAGGGGTTCCGGCGGACCCTCGTCTTCCACCACCTGACCCGGGAGGCCGAGGCCTTCGCGGCCGGGCTGCCTGCGGTGGCACGGCGGCTGCGGGCCGCGGGCGGGGCCGGGGAGCCGGTGTACCCCCGTACGGTCTGGGCGGACTGGCTGTGCGGGCAGCACACGGCGGTGCACCGGCGGCGGGTGCTGGCGCGGTTCGCGGCGGGCGGTGAGGCCGACAAGGCCTTCCTCGGCAGTGTCCGGGTGCTGGGCGAGGGCGTGGACACCAAGGAGTGCGATTCCGTCTTCTGGGCCGACGTACGCGGGTCCATGCCGGACCTGGTCCAGGCCGTCGGGCGGGCGCTGCGCATCCGGCCCGGCGAGGGCAAGGTCGCCTCGCTGGTCGTGCCCGTGCTGCTGGGGCCGGGTGAGACGGCCGAGTCGATGCTGACCTCGCGCGCGTACGGGGACCTGGCGCGGCTGCTGGAGGCATTGCGGGCGCACGACACCCGGCTGGTCGAATCGCTGGCGCAGCCGCAGGCGCCGAGCCGCGCGCGGCCGGAGTCCGGCGGCGAGGCGGTGGCCGGGGCCGGGACGCGGGCCGGGGCGCGGGCCCTGCTGAGCTTCTCCAGCCCGCGCGATCCGGCGCTGCTGGCGGCGTTCGTCCGGCTGCGGGTGCTGCATCCGGAGCACGAGAACTGGCGGCGCGGGGTGGAGGCGGCCCGGATCTACGCGGCCCGGGCGGGGGACCTGCGGGTGCCGTTCGCGTTCAAGGTGCCGGCGGGGCGGGCCCGCGCCGGTGCGGAGCCCGCCGCCGAGGCCTGGCCGCCGGGGCTGGCCCGGTTCCCGCTCGGCCAGTGGATCGCGGACGTACGGCGCACCCACCGTCGGGGCGCCCTCGACGGGGAACGGGTCGCGCAGCTCGACGAACTCGGGATGGTGTGGAGCCACTTCGACGTGGCGTACGAGGAAGGGCTCGCGGCGGCGCGCGGCTGGGCCGCGGAACACGGCCACCTGCTGCCGCCGGCGGAGGCCACCTGGCGCGGGGCGCCGGTCGGGGTGTGGGTCAAGAACCAGCGCGCCGCGGCCCGGCGCGAGGGGCCCGGCGCCCTGCCGGAGGAGCGCCGGGAGGCCCTGGAGGCCATCGACGCGTCCTGGTGCCCGGCCTGGGAGATCTCCTGGCAGCGCGCTTTCCACCTGACCCGCGTCCACCTCGACGCGGGCGGGCGGCTGCCGCTCGCCCCCGGCGAGGTGGTCGTCCAGGGCGAGGACCTGGGCCGGTGGGTGCGCAGCCAGCGGCTGGCGTGGGAGCAGCTGACCTGGGCGCAGCGCTGGCTGCTGGAGCACACGCTGGGCGTGACCGCGGCGAGCGCGGCCGAGCGGCCGCGCCCGCGGCGGACGCAGGCCGAGAAGTGGGCGGAACACCTGGCCGCGGCCCGGCAGTTCCACACCCGCGAGCAGCACCTGCGGGTTCCGCGCACCCACGTGGAGCGGGTCGGTGACCGGGAGGTGCG
Protein-coding sequences here:
- a CDS encoding bifunctional 4-hydroxy-2-oxoglutarate aldolase/2-dehydro-3-deoxy-phosphogluconate aldolase, which translates into the protein MSCHPYEAMAAQRLLPVLRDADADRAARRTTALLAAGCRVVELTTSTPGWAEAVARTAPLADAHGRPALIGLGTVTTADQAETALDAGAAFLISPYPAPEVRAVAGRRGAVFVEGGFTPAEIASAVRAAGAAKVFPAHVGGPRFIRSLKAVLPEGLFIPTGGIRPAEIREWLAAGATAVGIGSGLPEDPAELAAVFADLAGPCCTGCAAAGR
- a CDS encoding IclR family transcriptional regulator: MPDDGPTKESAAGPTRGGRTSAAGTALEKSMRILEAVAAPGGPHRLTDVAEAAAVPKSSAFRILASLTEQGFVRPESGARYGVGPRLRGLSALVGGGEPQSIGRILGELRESVGQTVHLALRSGEALTYIRKLESDQPFRTASRVGMRMPLHSTAIGKSILAHLPEEEVRALIASAGLPRRTPRTLTDPQALLAELEAVRARGFAVDDEENEPTIRCIGAAVPGPDGRPIGGVSVTTVTFLVSREEIEAYAPALRAATEALVPLL
- a CDS encoding sigma-70 family RNA polymerase sigma factor; the encoded protein is MTEQHTAALVAAARAGDPRAQDELVGTYLPLVYNIVGRALNGSVDVDDVVQDTMLRALDGLGTLRSDDSFRSWLVAIAMNRVRAHWQARHSAPGESGLEAAWELADPGADFVDLTVLRLQLEGQQRETARATRWLETDDRALLSLWWLECAGELTRAEVAMALELSPQHTAVRVQRMKAQLESARVVERALATQPLCEELRAVTAGWDGVPSTLWRKRIARHARECVRCAGLWSGLLPAEGLLAGLALVPVSMALLAGIRSAAAAGYVPTGAGFAPADAAYAYDGGGAGAGFDGADFSDAATQLTPAVSGHDGIPDAGPGGGRSALRKRRQGRRRAIGGAVLAACVAGGGLAYLGGFPGSDAKDTGAAPAAPVAALTASDSPLASPSEPASPSASASSSPSPSASASPSPSAASPTPSPEPTKSKAPAPRPSAPAPGPAPAGVAGQVIALVNSERAAAGCGPLKEDPQLRNAAQGHSDDMAARGFFDHTNPDGADPGKRTTAAGYRWSTYGENIARGQQTAESVMDSWMKSPGHRANILNCSFKDIGVGIHSGPGGPWWTQNFGAKM
- a CDS encoding DEAD/DEAH box helicase codes for the protein MARKELRPHQREAVDAVLRALELPAGGRVPGSGLRTQVIMATGSGKSLVAVRSAEELRAGRVLVLVPSLDLLVQTAAAWREGGRTGPALAVCSLRPADAGMAATTDPAELARRAGPSATRVTVYATYASLGLGTIEQAHLAGMPGWDLIVVDEAHRTSGRTGKPWAVVHDNTRIPSVRRLYMTATPRVWQDGAEDEEGEEIGPGRGELVASMEDDPDGPFGARCHTLTLAEAIDRGICAPYRVVCVDVSDPGFQAAVLLGADARSDAVRGSRLAALQAALVKAAADQGFRRTLVFHHLTREAEAFAAGLPAVARRLRAAGGAGEPVYPRTVWADWLCGQHTAVHRRRVLARFAAGGEADKAFLGSVRVLGEGVDTKECDSVFWADVRGSMPDLVQAVGRALRIRPGEGKVASLVVPVLLGPGETAESMLTSRAYGDLARLLEALRAHDTRLVESLAQPQAPSRARPESGGEAVAGAGTRAGARALLSFSSPRDPALLAAFVRLRVLHPEHENWRRGVEAARIYAARAGDLRVPFAFKVPAGRARAGAEPAAEAWPPGLARFPLGQWIADVRRTHRRGALDGERVAQLDELGMVWSHFDVAYEEGLAAARGWAAEHGHLLPPAEATWRGAPVGVWVKNQRAAARREGPGALPEERREALEAIDASWCPAWEISWQRAFHLTRVHLDAGGRLPLAPGEVVVQGEDLGRWVRSQRLAWEQLTWAQRWLLEHTLGVTAASAAERPRPRRTQAEKWAEHLAAARQFHTREQHLRVPRTHVERVGDREVRLGVWIANQRSRASALAPDRRAALDALGMRWSAPA